In Deinococcus sp. JMULE3, the genomic window CGGCCCGGTGCTGACGTTCGCGCTGATCAGCACGGCGCTGTCCATCGCGCTGGTGGGCCTGGGCACGTTCGCGCTGCTGGGCGCGCTGGGTCTGTCCGTGCCGCTGGTGCTGTGCCTGCTGTTCGGCGCGCTGATCAGCCCGACTGACCCGGTCGCGGTGCTGGGCATGCTCAAGCAGGCGCGGGTGCCCAAACGCATCGAGACGCTCGTGGCGGGCGAGAGCCTCTTCAACGACGGGGTGGGCGTCGTGGCCTTCGCGGTCCTGGCGGCACTCTCAGCCAGCGGGCACGGTGAGCACGCCGCGCCCGGCTGGTGGGGCGTCACGCTGTTCTTCCTGCAGGAAGCCGCCGGGGGCCTGCTGCTGGGCGGCCTGCTGGGCCTGCTGGGGTACCTGGCGCTGCGCGCCGTGAACGACTTCGTGACCGAGGTGCTCATCACGCTGGGACTGGTGCTCGTCGCCACCGCCGTTGCGGCACACCTGCACGTCTCGGCGCCGCTCGCGGCCGTCGCGGCGGGCCTGCTGGTGGGCTCCCTGACGGAGCGGCGCCCGGCGGCGCTGTCCAGCCGGGAGAAGTTCGAGAGTGTCTGGCACCTGCTCGACGAGGTGCTGAACATCGCCCTGTTCGCGCTGCTGGCGCTGGAGATCGTGGCCGTGACCTTCAGCGGTCAGGCCCTGCTGGCGGGCCTGCTCGCCATCCCGCTCGTGCTGCTTGCCCGCGTGCTGAGCGTGCAGGGACCGTACCTGCTGCTGCGGCGCGGCACGGACTTCCCACCCGTCACGCGCCGCCTGATGGTCTGGGGCGGGCTGCGCGGCGCGATCAGTGTGGCGCTGGCCTTCACCGTCCCGGCGGGACCGGCGCGGGACCTGTTCCTGGTGATGACGTACGTGGTCGTGGTGTTCAGCATCGTCGTGCAGGGCCTGACCGTCGGGCGCCTGGCGCATCAGGCCGCGCGGGAACATCAGGACGCAGGAGGCGCCGAGGCGTAGCGCGACCGGTTCCCGGTGGCGGCGCGGGCACGGTCCGCGCCGCCATTCTCTCGCTAAATTCGCCCACTGGACTCGCCCACCGGCCTCAGACCCACCCGATTGAACCCGGACGACCCCTTCGTCCGTACCGGCAGTGGAGGCTCACCATGAACCGAAAGACCACCCTGCTCAGCGCCGCCCTCTTCGCCACCCTGACCGCCGCCGCCGCCACCCAGGCGACCCCGGCCGCGACCCGCTACCAGCCGTACACGAAGGCCGCCTTCGACGCCGCGAAGGGCACGCAGCGCGTCCTGTTCTTCGCCGCGTCGTGGTGCCCGAACTGCCGCGCCGCCGACGCGGACATTACCCGCAACCTCGCGCGCGTCCCTGCCGGCGTGACCATCTTCAAGACCGACTACGACAAGGAAGGCGCGCTGAAAAAGCAGTACGGCATCACGTACCAGCACACCTTTGTGCTGGTCGACCGGGACGGGAAGGCCCTGAAGAAGTGGGCGGGCGGCAAACTCGACCAGATTCTCGCGAACACCCGGAAGTAAGGCGTGCTGCTGCTGCTCGTGGCCTTCCTGGGGGGCGTGCTGACCGTCCTGTCGCCCTGCGTGCTGCCGGTGCTGCCGGTCCTGCTGTCCGGTACGGTCGGCGGGCGCGGGCGACCGCTGGGCATCATCGCCGGGTTCATCGGCTCGTTCGTGCTGCTCACGCTGTTCCTGGCCAGCGTGGTGGGCGCCCTGAACCTCAGCCCCGACCTGATCCGCTACGCAGCGGTGGCGCTGCTGCTGGGCTTCGGTCTGACCCTGGCCGTCCCGGCGCTGCAGCACCGCTTCGAGCTGGCCATGAGCCGCGCACTGCCGCAGCGCCGCCCCGGTGACCGCGACGGATTCCTGGGCGGCGTGCTCGTCGGCGTGACCCTGGGGGTCGTGTGGACCCCGTGCGTCGGCCCGATCCTGGCGAGCGTCACCACCCTCGCCCTGAGCGGTCAGGTGACGGGCTTCGCGTTCGCCGCGACGCTGGCGTACGCGCTGGGCGTGGCCGCGCCCATGCTGGCCGTCATGCTCGGCGGTCGCCGACTGCTTCACCGGCCCGCACTGATGGGCCGCCTGGGGCAGCTGCAACAGGTGTTCGGTGCGGTGCTGGTCGTGTTCGCCGTGGGCATGGCCTTCGGCGTGGACCGGCAGGTGCAGACCCTGCTCGTCGAGCGTCTGCCGGGCCTGGACCGCCTGACCTTCCTCGAGGAGACGGACGCCGTGCAGCGGCAACTGGAACAGCTGCCCTGAGGCCAGGCCCGAAGCGCTTCAGTGCATGCGCTTCAGCGCGTGCGGGTCAGGGTGCAGGTCGGCTGACCGGCCTGCAGGCCCGACTGCAGGTACGCCAGCACGCTGCTGACCACCTCGCGGGAGAACAGGTCGCCCCTGATCAGCAGGCCCTGTTGCGGCCGCCCCACCAGGGCGTGGGGCGTGCGGACCATGCAACTGACGCTCACGGGCGCCGCGCCGGGCCGCACGGTGAGGCGCGTGCCGACGATGAATTCCGGGTCGCTGTCGAGCGGATCGTAGAACAGGTCGTCGGTCACGGTCGCGGCGCCGTCGGTGCGGGGGGGCACCGTGAACTTCACGCTGCCCGCGCCGACCTTGCGGGACGCGCCGAGGGGAATGACCACGCCGCCGGCCGGCCAGCCGGGCAGCGGCGTGCCGGCCTGCATGACCCACGCCTGACCAGGTTGCAGGATGGGCGTGACGGGTGGCGTGACCGCTGACGCGCCGGACAGTGACGCGCAGGACAGCAGGGTGAGGGTCAGGCTGAGGCGGGTTCGCATGCGTGCAGGATAGCGTCGAGGCCACGCCAGCCCGCGCGGGGGACTGTGTGCACGGCACTCATCCGGCGTACGTGTCGCGCAGCTGCTGCGCGAATTCCGGGAGGCGCAGCTCACTGGCGGCGCGGACCACCTCGCGCTGCACGATGTGCGGGTCGGCCTCACCCGTGAGCATCGCGGCGTGCAGCGCCCGCAGGTGACTGTCGCGCAGTTCCCGCCCGACGAACATCCGCACCTGGGTCAGGGCACGCGCGGCCTGCTCCTCGCGCGGCAGCGCCCGGAATTCGGCCTGCAGACGGTCGGTGTGGGACTCGGGTGCCTCCGGGGTCTCGTCGGGCCTCCTGGGGGCCTTTACGGGCCGGGACGGGGCATCCACGCCTGCGGGTGCCAGGGCCGGGGCGGGTACCGCGTCGTATTTCCCCTCCTCGTCCTTGATGACGTCCACCAGCAGCGCCGAGCGTTTCTTCGGCGCGTAGCCCTCACGCAGCAGCGCGTGAAAGCGTTCGAGCCGCGTGGTGACGTGCAGGTCCCCGTACTGCTGCGCGAGCTTGCGCGCCACCGGCGGCACGACCCCCTCGCGGCACAGCGCCTCGACCAGCGGGGAATCCGCGATCACCTGCAGGCTCGGTTCCGGGGCGGGTGAGGGCGCGACGTCCCCGAACTCGTACACGATCACGGTGCTGGCCCGCGTGCCCTCGTAGGTCACGGCCCGCAGGTACCCCCGCTCGATGAGTTCCTGGTGCGCGCCGTCGAGGTTCCGCTTGATGCGCGCCGGCATCGTCTCGAGCAGTTTGCACTCGCGCGCCCACTGCTGCAGCGGAATCCGCAGCAGCGGCGCCGGATCGGCGAGATGCACCGGATCGTACCGGCGCGCGTCGAGAATCCGGTATAGGCTGCGGGTCAGGGCCCGGTTGAGGCTCTGCACGAACGTCATGTCGAGCGGTTTGACGTACTGCGCGCGCAGGCTCTGCACGACCGGCCGGGCCAGCCGGACCTTCAGGAGCGTGCCGGACCCGTACGCGAGTCCCGCCTCGGTGTCCGCGTCGATCTGCTCGATGATGTTGAACTTCACGGTGGTCCAGCGGTCGTGCCGCTTGTCGCGCCAGGATTCACTGGCGGTGTACGTGGCGCCCTTGAGCCGGTCGAGGGACTCCTGCAGCGCCTGGTAGTACTGGCCGCTGTCCGGGAAGCCGGAGCGGTTGAGCAGCTGGTACGCGGTGGCGTTGATCTCCCCGCTCTCTGGGGCGCCCTGTTCGAGGAACATCAGGTTCAGGGTCGTGGCGAAGTCCCCATCGAGCCCGTGGGGGACGCCGCCGTACTCGCTGGGGGAGATGCAGGTGAGGCGCGCGGCGCGCCCGTCGACGGTCCATTCCTGATCCCAGCGGGTGTAATCGCTGGGGATGCGTTCCTGCACGCAGATCAACCCCAGACGGGCGGAGTTGGCCTCGTCGAAGCGTTCGATCTCGCCGGGTCGCTGGGGCGGCACGGTCGCTTTCCTGCGGGGGCGTGGCATCGGTCAGGGTCCTCTGGGCATCACTGTAGCAAAGGCGCGGCGCGTGCCCCTTTGTTGTTTTGTTTTTAAAGAAGTAAAAAAAATGTTGATCAACAACAACAAGCGGGCCGGGCTGCTCGCGTGCTGGACGGCGTTTTTCCAGACAACCTGCCGAGTAAATCGGGTAAAACCTGTGGAAAACTCCGCCGAACCTGCCGAGTAAATCGGGAAACCTGCCGAGTAAATCGGGTCGAAATCGGTCGGACCTGCCGAGTAAATCGGGAGTGGCAGCAGCAGAACCTGCCGAGTAAATCGGGCTTTCACGGAGGCAACCTGCCGAGTAAATCGGGTCGAGCATTCAGCCAACCTGCCGAGTAAATCGGGCCTGCCTGTGGAAAACTCAGGTGAACCTACCGAGTAAATCGGGACTCCGGGTGCAGGACAACCCGATTTACTCGGCAGAATTGAATACCTCGAAAATAACCCTCCCAGAGCGAATTTTCTCCGTTCGTGGCCGTGAACCTGCCGAGTAAATCGGTATGGGGTGTGGACGAACCTGCCGAGTAAATCGGGCCTTCGCGCGACCACGCCTCTCATGATCCGTGGAGGACGTGCAGGCCGCGCTGCACGGGTGTTTGAGCATGCGTGACGACAGCCCTGAACTCGTGAGGCTGGAACGAGGCGAGGCGGGTCGCGGCCCTCACCCGCGACCCGCTCGACGGACTCGCCCCGGATCGGCCCAGACACGCCCCCGCCCCCGGCAGGGAGATCGACCTCCCGCGCGGCCACCTGACCGCGACGGCGTACGGCCTGGTGGAGGGCGCGATGCCCTAACCCACCCAGGTAACCCACCCAGGCGCAGTTCGAGGAATGGAGCCTCGCGGGCCGCCTGTCCATCCGCGGGAACCTCTCTGTTCATCTGCCGCCCCGACGGCGGGGCCGCCACCTCCCCGCTGCCCGAACAGCACCACTCGGCGCGGCTGCGCTTCGACACCGACGAGCTGTACGAACTGGCGCACGAGGCGCACGGCGATCCGGACCGCGGGACACTCGAACCCGGAAGGCACGCCGATCTCACGGTCATCGGCGGTAACCTCTTCGACACCGACCCCCATTCCTGGCCGGACATCCCGGTCCGAGGCGGCGTCCCCGCGGACGCCCCCGAAAGAGAGGCCCCATGACCACCATCAGCAACGACAGCGTCACCCGCAGCGAGGCGTACTTCGACGGCGCGTGGCACACCACTCCCCGCAGTTTCGAGGTCATCCACCCTGGCACCCTGCAGCCCATCGGTTCGGTCGCCGACTGCACCGCCGAGGACGCCCGGCGTGCCATCGACGCCGCCGAACTCGCCCTGAAGGAGTGGCGCAGGGTCAACCCGTACAAGCGCGGGCAGATCCTGCGCCGGTGGCACGACCTGATGTTCGAACACAAGGAGCACCTCGCGCGCCTCATGACCCTTGAGATGGGCAAACCCATCACCGAGACGCGCGGCGAGGTCCACTACGCCGCGAGCTTCATCGAATGGTGCGCCGAGGAGGCGGGCCGCATCGGCGGGGAGCGCGTGCCCAGCCGATGCGACCACAAGCGCGGCTTCACCAGCAGCGAACCGGTCGGCATCGTGTACGCCGTCACGCCGTGGAACTTCCCGGCGGGCATGATCACCCGCAAGGCCGCGCCCGCCCTGGCCGCCGGATGCGTGATGATCCTCAAACCCGCCGAGCAGAGCCCCATGACCGCGCTGTACCTCGCCGAACTGTGGCTGCAGGCCGGCGGCC contains:
- a CDS encoding thioredoxin family protein, with the protein product MNRKTTLLSAALFATLTAAAATQATPAATRYQPYTKAAFDAAKGTQRVLFFAASWCPNCRAADADITRNLARVPAGVTIFKTDYDKEGALKKQYGITYQHTFVLVDRDGKALKKWAGGKLDQILANTRK
- a CDS encoding sodium:proton antiporter — translated: MNLLDLSAVLVALTATLAFLNARFLKLPASIGVTVGGLLVSLLMLLLARAGVPAALATVDAVRSVQFDDFVFQGVLSFLLFAGALGVNSHALWALRGPVLTFALISTALSIALVGLGTFALLGALGLSVPLVLCLLFGALISPTDPVAVLGMLKQARVPKRIETLVAGESLFNDGVGVVAFAVLAALSASGHGEHAAPGWWGVTLFFLQEAAGGLLLGGLLGLLGYLALRAVNDFVTEVLITLGLVLVATAVAAHLHVSAPLAAVAAGLLVGSLTERRPAALSSREKFESVWHLLDEVLNIALFALLALEIVAVTFSGQALLAGLLAIPLVLLARVLSVQGPYLLLRRGTDFPPVTRRLMVWGGLRGAISVALAFTVPAGPARDLFLVMTYVVVVFSIVVQGLTVGRLAHQAAREHQDAGGAEA
- a CDS encoding replication initiator protein A, with product MPPQRPGEIERFDEANSARLGLICVQERIPSDYTRWDQEWTVDGRAARLTCISPSEYGGVPHGLDGDFATTLNLMFLEQGAPESGEINATAYQLLNRSGFPDSGQYYQALQESLDRLKGATYTASESWRDKRHDRWTTVKFNIIEQIDADTEAGLAYGSGTLLKVRLARPVVQSLRAQYVKPLDMTFVQSLNRALTRSLYRILDARRYDPVHLADPAPLLRIPLQQWARECKLLETMPARIKRNLDGAHQELIERGYLRAVTYEGTRASTVIVYEFGDVAPSPAPEPSLQVIADSPLVEALCREGVVPPVARKLAQQYGDLHVTTRLERFHALLREGYAPKKRSALLVDVIKDEEGKYDAVPAPALAPAGVDAPSRPVKAPRRPDETPEAPESHTDRLQAEFRALPREEQAARALTQVRMFVGRELRDSHLRALHAAMLTGEADPHIVQREVVRAASELRLPEFAQQLRDTYAG
- a CDS encoding cytochrome c biogenesis CcdA family protein, producing the protein MLLLLVAFLGGVLTVLSPCVLPVLPVLLSGTVGGRGRPLGIIAGFIGSFVLLTLFLASVVGALNLSPDLIRYAAVALLLGFGLTLAVPALQHRFELAMSRALPQRRPGDRDGFLGGVLVGVTLGVVWTPCVGPILASVTTLALSGQVTGFAFAATLAYALGVAAPMLAVMLGGRRLLHRPALMGRLGQLQQVFGAVLVVFAVGMAFGVDRQVQTLLVERLPGLDRLTFLEETDAVQRQLEQLP